Proteins found in one Limnothrix sp. FACHB-406 genomic segment:
- a CDS encoding GAF domain-containing protein translates to MQSPTKVLLIGASKSEVKVYTSYLQAILQSDFHRQYEILVPPSREQGVEWWRSHRPDVVLLDLIDRTGIHVLESLHEGIKRQLPLPVIVLIQAHQESLAEQALKLGAMDYLVKEHLTGLALRKTVAAVLLHRSLVKQAIEQKVEPEPKPDPELSQPPIAQYAQQAQSLIASCSASSELCAGSYSHLSLDLRDQQHLNAILKQQLAAIECAKDGIAILKEDTYVYLNQSHLEMFGYDSPEQLLGKSWRSLYSEAELDRFKRDIFPILIRDRAWQGEAIAKRSDGSSFDEGLSLTVTDDGLLICVCRDISAQKQAERACHASQQLLQGILDTVPIAVFWKDQRLKYQGINNYSATIIGLNSAEELIGVGDDQLPWNPETLAQIQEEDRQILRSGEAVLRCELEYGLVDGSTIWLETNKIPLKDAHGRTFGILGTAQEITRRKQAEATLKKQAESEHLALMIAERIRQSLDLQTIFDVACNEIRAVLKADRVGIFRFYPPSDYDDGCFVAESVIPPYSSALSLRVHDHCFGDNYSQLYANGRYFVVDDIYNNGLTKCHSDILAQFEVRANLVMPLLCGSELWGLLCIHQCDRPRHWLPDEVELAHRLANQLAIAIQQSSLYYQVQQELEVRQQAELRISRQLQEQTVLAQITERIRQSLDLHQILNTVTQQVQAVMQCDRVIVFQLFDDGRSAIVEEAVLEGLVHLKDRHWEDEVWSSEILEWYWQGKARIVADVMDDRWTDCLREYSQEGQIQSKIVAPILQEAFAHEDHRWVAPAAPNKLWGVLVVHACHEKRVWQESEAQLLQQIANQLAIAIQQATLVDRLKQELTQRQAAQAQLTERNQQLALNNEELARATRLKDEFLANMSHELRTPLNAILGIVEGLQENVFGPVSEQQIKVLQIIERSGNHLLSLINDILDLAKIEAGRVELAYNDVEVRPLCDSSLAFVKQQALEKRIRLSTKLPRDFPPIRIDERRVRQVLINLLNNAVKFTSEGGSILLEVGYANLDGSIDQPDPNSPNLYEALRFSVTDTGIGISEENLKRLFQPFIQVDSALNRQYEGTGLGLALVKRIVNLHGGMVNVTSTLGQGSCFSFTLPLTQAVSAAAVSGQGAEVTETTSLLDGPESAPLILLVEDNEANIVTVSSYLDTKGYRLLVARDGAAAVTLATLERPDLILMDIQMPGVDGIEAMRQIRNDEELADVPIIALTALTMPGDRERCLQAGANDYLSKPMRLKQLMELIQKWLLNR, encoded by the coding sequence ATGCAATCACCGACAAAAGTTTTATTAATTGGGGCTTCTAAGAGCGAAGTAAAAGTTTATACCAGTTATTTGCAAGCGATCTTGCAGAGTGATTTCCATCGGCAATATGAAATTTTGGTTCCGCCGAGTCGGGAACAGGGTGTTGAGTGGTGGCGATCGCACCGGCCCGATGTGGTGCTGTTAGATTTGATCGATCGCACGGGCATTCACGTGCTCGAAAGTCTCCACGAGGGCATCAAACGTCAATTGCCACTGCCGGTGATTGTGTTGATTCAAGCCCACCAAGAATCCTTGGCGGAACAGGCCCTGAAACTGGGGGCCATGGATTATTTAGTTAAAGAGCATTTAACCGGTTTGGCCCTCCGCAAAACAGTGGCCGCCGTGCTGTTGCATCGCAGTTTGGTTAAACAGGCGATCGAACAAAAAGTTGAGCCAGAACCCAAGCCAGATCCTGAACTTTCTCAGCCACCAATTGCTCAATATGCTCAACAAGCTCAGTCTTTGATCGCTTCCTGCTCTGCATCTTCTGAATTATGCGCCGGGTCATATTCCCATCTCTCTCTTGATTTGCGCGATCAACAACACCTAAACGCAATTTTGAAGCAGCAATTAGCCGCCATTGAATGCGCCAAAGATGGGATCGCCATTCTCAAGGAAGATACTTACGTTTACCTCAACCAATCCCATTTGGAAATGTTTGGGTATGATAGCCCAGAGCAGCTCTTGGGAAAGTCTTGGCGCAGTCTCTATAGCGAGGCAGAATTAGACCGCTTTAAACGAGACATTTTTCCAATTTTGATCCGCGATCGGGCTTGGCAAGGGGAAGCTATTGCCAAGCGGTCTGATGGGAGTAGCTTTGATGAGGGCTTATCCCTCACCGTCACAGACGATGGATTATTAATTTGCGTTTGTCGTGATATCAGCGCCCAAAAACAGGCCGAGCGTGCGTGTCATGCATCCCAACAACTCCTGCAAGGGATTTTGGATACGGTTCCGATTGCTGTTTTTTGGAAAGATCAGCGCCTGAAATATCAAGGCATTAATAACTACAGTGCCACAATCATTGGCCTAAATTCTGCTGAGGAGTTAATTGGAGTCGGAGACGATCAACTACCTTGGAATCCAGAAACTCTGGCACAGATCCAAGAAGAAGATCGACAAATCTTGCGATCGGGGGAAGCTGTTCTCCGCTGTGAATTGGAATATGGCTTGGTGGATGGCTCGACAATTTGGTTAGAAACCAACAAAATTCCGCTCAAAGATGCTCATGGCCGAACTTTTGGAATTTTGGGAACAGCTCAGGAAATTACGAGACGCAAACAGGCCGAGGCTACCTTAAAAAAACAAGCCGAAAGTGAGCATTTAGCACTCATGATTGCTGAACGAATTCGGCAATCTTTGGATTTGCAAACTATTTTTGATGTGGCTTGCAATGAAATTCGAGCTGTATTAAAGGCTGATCGCGTTGGAATTTTTCGGTTTTATCCCCCATCTGACTACGACGATGGTTGCTTTGTGGCAGAATCGGTAATCCCGCCCTATTCTTCTGCCCTCAGTCTTCGTGTTCATGACCATTGTTTTGGGGATAACTATTCCCAGCTTTATGCCAATGGTCGCTATTTTGTGGTGGATGACATTTACAACAACGGTCTCACCAAATGCCACAGCGATATTCTGGCCCAATTTGAAGTGCGGGCTAATTTGGTGATGCCGCTGCTTTGTGGTTCGGAACTGTGGGGTTTGCTGTGCATTCATCAGTGCGATCGCCCGCGCCACTGGTTGCCGGATGAGGTGGAATTGGCCCACCGGCTTGCTAATCAATTGGCGATCGCAATTCAACAATCCAGTCTCTATTACCAAGTGCAGCAAGAACTGGAGGTGCGTCAACAGGCCGAATTACGCATCAGCCGCCAGTTACAGGAACAAACTGTTCTGGCACAAATTACCGAACGCATTCGGCAATCCTTAGATTTGCACCAAATCTTAAACACCGTCACCCAGCAGGTGCAAGCGGTGATGCAGTGCGATCGGGTGATTGTGTTTCAACTGTTTGATGATGGCCGCAGCGCGATCGTCGAAGAAGCCGTCCTTGAAGGATTAGTTCACCTCAAGGATCGCCATTGGGAAGATGAAGTTTGGTCTTCGGAAATTTTGGAGTGGTATTGGCAAGGCAAGGCCAGAATTGTGGCCGACGTGATGGACGATCGCTGGACTGATTGTCTGCGGGAATATTCCCAAGAGGGCCAAATTCAATCCAAAATTGTGGCTCCGATTTTGCAGGAAGCCTTTGCCCACGAAGATCACCGCTGGGTTGCCCCTGCCGCACCCAACAAACTCTGGGGCGTTTTGGTGGTTCATGCTTGCCATGAAAAGCGGGTTTGGCAAGAATCTGAGGCTCAGTTACTGCAACAAATTGCTAACCAATTGGCGATCGCCATTCAGCAAGCCACCTTGGTCGATCGACTGAAACAGGAACTGACCCAACGGCAAGCCGCCCAAGCACAACTGACCGAGCGCAACCAACAGCTTGCCCTCAACAACGAAGAATTGGCCCGCGCCACCCGCCTCAAGGATGAATTCTTGGCCAATATGAGCCATGAATTACGAACCCCGCTCAATGCCATTTTGGGCATTGTGGAAGGGCTGCAAGAGAATGTGTTTGGCCCCGTTTCCGAGCAACAAATCAAAGTGCTGCAAATTATTGAACGCAGCGGCAATCATTTGTTGTCCCTGATTAACGACATTTTGGATTTGGCCAAAATCGAAGCGGGGCGAGTGGAATTGGCCTATAACGATGTGGAAGTGCGCCCCCTTTGCGATTCCAGTTTGGCTTTTGTGAAACAACAAGCCTTGGAAAAACGAATTCGTCTGAGCACCAAATTGCCCCGGGATTTTCCGCCCATCCGCATTGATGAACGGCGGGTGAGACAAGTGTTGATCAACCTGTTAAATAATGCGGTGAAGTTCACCTCAGAAGGTGGCTCCATTTTGCTGGAGGTGGGCTATGCCAACCTGGACGGCTCGATCGACCAGCCCGACCCCAACAGCCCAAACCTTTACGAAGCCCTGCGGTTCAGCGTCACTGACACCGGCATCGGCATCAGCGAAGAAAACCTGAAACGGCTCTTCCAGCCCTTCATTCAGGTGGATAGTGCCTTGAACCGTCAATACGAAGGAACCGGCTTGGGCCTGGCCCTGGTGAAGCGGATTGTGAACCTCCATGGGGGCATGGTGAACGTCACCAGCACCCTGGGCCAGGGCAGTTGTTTTTCCTTTACGTTGCCCCTCACGCAGGCCGTGTCGGCGGCAGCGGTCAGCGGCCAAGGGGCTGAGGTAACGGAAACCACATCGCTGCTGGATGGGCCCGAATCCGCGCCCCTGATTTTGTTGGTGGAAGACAACGAGGCGAACATCGTCACCGTGTCGTCCTATTTGGATACGAAGGGCTATCGGCTGTTGGTGGCTCGGGACGGGGCGGCCGCCGTGACCTTGGCTACCCTGGAGCGGCCCGACTTGATTTTGATGGATATCCAGATGCCTGGGGTGGATGGCATTGAAGCGATGCGGCAAATTCGCAACGATGAGGAACTGGCGGACGTGCCGATTATTGCGCTCACGGCCCTGACCATGCCGGGCGATCGGGAGCGTTGCTTGCAAGCGGGGGCCAACGATTACCTCAGCAAGCCCATGCGCCTGAAGCAACTGATGGAATTAATCCAAAAATGGTTACTCAATCGTTAG
- a CDS encoding GAF domain-containing protein — MSFANPAIHSPLMAPDRATYSCLSDRNAQMVITALSQWALLENQLDRLFERAVQAVTEVLKVSYSSIWRVLSDRQSLRRVATIPAAANEPTEVTVANVPLVQSLFSVESQLLAANVPLGHDLQNFPLPLPANSQSGLLLGVVGRDQLLGLLEIHHEQPRSFSEDDVYFLQAVTNVLAGAIERRRSEALIDTQSRVLGSIAQGAKLQFVFNQLCELLEQELPGAYCSILVLDPEQKCLRAGAAPSLPSEFARGVDGLMIGECAGSCGTAAYRGEPVFATDIATNPLWSSFRDFALSHGIRACWSSPFLAANGEVLGTFALSHRFPCQPTAYHREVINTAASLASIAMEAHRRAEALQAANLSLEQKVEERTAKLQDTLQRLRQAQAQLIQAEKMSSLGQMVAGIAHEINNPTAFIAGNLYHMEAYFHDLVSIIQAYQAEYPNLSPAMRDRLADLDFDFLIADLPQVLGSLQSGCQRITNIVLGLRNFSRLDESSMKAVDLHEGLDNTLMILNHRLIDQGDRPAIQVTKDYGPLPPVTCHANQLNQVFMNLLSNAIDALADRWAQEGAGFVPQLHIATRLSQPDRVQISIQDNGLGIPEALRSKIFEPFYTTKPIGQGTGLGLAISYQIVQEQHQGSLGCHSTAQEGTTFTVEIPI; from the coding sequence ATGAGCTTTGCGAATCCTGCAATCCACTCTCCTTTGATGGCTCCCGATCGCGCGACCTACTCTTGCTTGAGCGATCGCAATGCGCAGATGGTGATCACAGCCTTAAGCCAGTGGGCCTTGCTTGAAAACCAGCTCGATCGCTTGTTTGAGCGGGCCGTGCAGGCGGTGACAGAGGTACTGAAAGTCTCCTACAGCAGCATTTGGCGCGTGTTGTCCGATCGCCAATCCCTGCGGCGCGTGGCCACCATTCCCGCCGCCGCCAACGAACCCACAGAAGTGACCGTGGCTAACGTGCCCCTGGTGCAGTCGCTCTTCAGTGTGGAATCGCAATTGCTGGCGGCGAATGTGCCCTTGGGTCATGATTTACAGAATTTTCCCCTTCCCTTGCCCGCCAACAGCCAAAGCGGTTTGCTGCTGGGCGTGGTGGGACGCGATCAACTGCTGGGGCTGCTGGAAATTCATCACGAACAGCCTCGATCGTTCTCGGAAGATGACGTTTACTTCCTGCAAGCCGTGACCAATGTGCTGGCGGGGGCGATCGAACGGCGGCGATCGGAAGCCTTGATTGACACCCAAAGCCGCGTTCTCGGCTCGATCGCCCAAGGAGCCAAGCTGCAATTCGTTTTTAATCAACTCTGTGAATTGCTAGAGCAGGAACTTCCCGGAGCCTATTGCTCAATTTTGGTGTTGGATCCGGAGCAAAAATGCCTGCGCGCCGGGGCCGCCCCCAGCCTGCCCAGCGAATTTGCCCGAGGGGTTGATGGGCTAATGATTGGCGAATGTGCCGGATCCTGCGGCACGGCGGCCTATCGCGGCGAGCCGGTCTTTGCCACGGACATTGCCACCAACCCCCTTTGGTCATCCTTTCGAGATTTTGCCCTCAGCCACGGTATCCGCGCCTGCTGGTCGTCGCCCTTTTTGGCCGCCAACGGTGAGGTGCTGGGAACCTTTGCCCTGTCGCACCGGTTTCCCTGCCAGCCCACGGCCTATCACCGAGAGGTGATCAACACCGCCGCCAGCCTGGCTAGCATTGCCATGGAAGCCCACCGCCGGGCCGAAGCCTTGCAAGCCGCCAATCTCTCCTTGGAACAAAAGGTGGAAGAACGCACCGCCAAGCTTCAAGACACCCTTCAACGATTGCGCCAGGCCCAAGCCCAATTAATCCAAGCGGAAAAGATGTCGAGCTTGGGGCAAATGGTGGCCGGAATTGCCCACGAAATTAACAACCCCACAGCTTTCATTGCGGGGAATTTGTATCACATGGAAGCCTATTTCCATGATTTGGTGAGCATTATTCAGGCCTATCAAGCGGAATATCCCAATCTTTCGCCGGCCATGCGCGATCGCCTGGCAGACTTGGATTTCGACTTCCTCATTGCCGATTTACCGCAAGTGCTCGGCTCCTTACAATCCGGTTGCCAACGAATCACCAATATTGTGTTGGGACTGCGGAATTTTTCCCGCTTGGATGAGTCCAGCATGAAGGCGGTGGATTTGCATGAAGGGCTGGACAACACATTGATGATTTTGAATCACCGGTTGATTGACCAGGGCGATCGCCCGGCGATTCAAGTGACCAAGGACTATGGCCCTTTGCCTCCGGTCACTTGCCATGCCAATCAGCTCAATCAGGTGTTTATGAATCTGTTGAGCAACGCGATCGATGCCTTGGCCGATCGCTGGGCCCAGGAAGGAGCCGGATTTGTGCCCCAATTGCACATCGCCACGCGCCTCAGCCAGCCCGATCGGGTGCAAATTTCCATCCAGGACAACGGCTTGGGCATTCCCGAAGCGCTGCGATCGAAGATTTTTGAGCCGTTTTACACCACTAAGCCGATCGGCCAGGGCACGGGGCTGGGTTTGGCCATCAGCTACCAAATTGTGCAGGAACAGCACCAAGGATCGCTCGGTTGCCATTCAACGGCCCAGGAGGGAACCACGTTCACCGTGGAAATTCCGATCTAG
- a CDS encoding transposase, with translation MPNYQRWRSEGGTYFFTVVTYGRYPWLCEPIARQALRQAIRTTQAAYPFSIDAWVLLPDHLHCIWTLPTGDDDFSTRWRLIKTRTTRVCTRQLPIDLPSSRSRQTRGDHPYWQRRFWEHQIRDEADFQNHIHYIHQNPVKHGHAITPTDWPYSTIHRSIDP, from the coding sequence ATGCCCAATTATCAGCGCTGGAGATCGGAGGGGGGCACGTACTTTTTTACGGTTGTCACCTATGGTCGCTACCCGTGGCTTTGTGAGCCGATCGCCCGGCAAGCCCTGCGCCAAGCCATTCGCACCACCCAAGCCGCCTATCCGTTTTCGATCGATGCATGGGTGCTGCTGCCCGATCATCTCCATTGCATCTGGACGCTACCGACAGGCGACGACGATTTTTCGACCCGGTGGCGGCTGATCAAAACTCGCACCACTCGGGTTTGCACTCGTCAATTACCGATCGATTTACCCAGCAGTCGATCGCGTCAAACCCGAGGCGATCACCCCTATTGGCAACGTCGGTTTTGGGAACACCAAATTCGTGATGAGGCCGATTTCCAAAACCACATCCACTACATTCACCAAAACCCCGTTAAACACGGCCACGCCATCACCCCCACCGACTGGCCCTATTCCACCATCCACCGCTCGATCGACCCGTAG
- a CDS encoding CU044_2847 family protein, with protein MGAFRQFSAANVEEMTVKFNVKIGGQGGIPFLVRGSMDYDFGIE; from the coding sequence ATGGGAGCCTTTCGCCAGTTCTCGGCGGCCAACGTTGAAGAAATGACCGTGAAGTTCAACGTCAAAATTGGTGGTCAAGGTGGGATTCCCTTCTTGGTGCGCGGCTCCATGGACTACGACTTTGGAATCGAGTAG
- a CDS encoding acyltransferase has translation MVADGSGLRPPNRWDALLTLRGVACCLVIVAHCGPPAQSLVWAGQDWSWLLFAPGGVAVRVFFCLSGYLIGKGFYTERYRLDRPGIIRYFQNRATRILPLYYACILISAAVFYPHSWQPNHWGHLLRLLTFTYEHSLPFEFNAPLWSLSTEVQFYAIAPLIFWASRRWLKTGQLLLVAMAAVTSGLMLYRFGVFELIEQLLGSTEGNPYFIRYIYTFLPANLDAFLVGFWLNPLMQKLHQNRPPTIDLAEGQTDPIEPGQGLQVRPWVALAWGRSILGLPWKGWAIGAMVLLYGLAAWWKYQGSDRVLLVAPGLTVLATGLFIFAFERRVYFSSGRNRPLSRSAMAANPLRAWELLGLLSFGLYVWHYPLLKVIGPLITNRSPLVAYGERLGLVFLGSIALASFTYWAIEIPAIRWRKKAQRSPERSLNDSNR, from the coding sequence ATGGTTGCTGATGGTTCTGGTTTGCGCCCGCCCAACCGTTGGGATGCATTGCTGACCTTGCGGGGGGTGGCTTGCTGTTTGGTGATTGTGGCCCACTGCGGCCCGCCGGCCCAAAGCTTGGTCTGGGCTGGACAGGATTGGAGTTGGCTGCTGTTTGCGCCGGGGGGCGTGGCAGTACGGGTGTTTTTTTGCCTGTCGGGCTACTTAATCGGTAAGGGATTTTATACCGAACGCTATCGGCTCGATCGACCTGGGATCATTCGATATTTTCAAAACCGCGCCACTCGAATTTTGCCGCTTTACTATGCCTGTATTTTGATATCGGCAGCGGTGTTTTATCCCCACAGTTGGCAACCCAATCATTGGGGTCATTTGCTGCGGTTGCTGACTTTTACCTATGAGCATTCTTTGCCCTTTGAGTTTAATGCACCCCTATGGTCGCTTTCCACAGAAGTGCAATTTTATGCGATCGCCCCTCTTATTTTTTGGGCGAGTCGGCGCTGGCTGAAAACCGGGCAATTATTACTGGTGGCCATGGCAGCAGTGACCAGTGGATTAATGCTCTATCGGTTCGGAGTTTTTGAGTTAATTGAACAATTATTGGGCAGCACAGAGGGAAATCCCTATTTTATTCGCTATATCTATACTTTTTTGCCGGCCAATTTAGATGCCTTTCTGGTCGGTTTTTGGCTGAATCCGCTGATGCAAAAGCTGCACCAAAACCGACCCCCAACGATCGACCTGGCGGAGGGACAAACAGACCCGATCGAGCCAGGGCAAGGGTTGCAAGTTCGGCCCTGGGTGGCCCTGGCTTGGGGCCGATCGATTCTGGGGTTGCCCTGGAAAGGCTGGGCGATCGGGGCGATGGTGTTGCTTTATGGGTTGGCCGCCTGGTGGAAATATCAAGGGAGCGATCGGGTGTTGTTGGTGGCTCCGGGGCTGACGGTGTTGGCGACGGGGCTGTTTATTTTTGCCTTTGAACGACGGGTTTATTTCAGCTCCGGGCGCAACCGGCCGCTCTCGCGGTCGGCCATGGCGGCTAATCCGCTCCGGGCTTGGGAATTGCTCGGGCTGTTGTCTTTTGGTCTTTATGTTTGGCACTATCCCTTACTGAAGGTGATCGGCCCGTTGATCACGAATCGATCGCCCTTGGTGGCCTATGGCGAACGGTTGGGGTTGGTGTTTTTAGGGTCGATCGCCCTGGCCAGCTTCACCTACTGGGCGATCGAAATTCCGGCAATCCGTTGGCGCAAAAAAGCCCAGCGATCGCCCGAACGATCCCTTAATGATTCCAATCGCTGA
- a CDS encoding HAD-IC family P-type ATPase: MNQPNLPPHLQGLTRSEVLERRAAGQGNDAPLKTSRSYAQILRENIFTFINFVFVAISVVFLFLGSFSDAILVAAVILSSVVINAIQEVAAKRKLDEIALLTRPKATVVREGREQDIDPSEIVAGDVLVLRSGDQILVDGELMAGEIAADESLLTGESDPIEKETGSPVFSGTICLSGSGYYLAQKVGRNSLAHQLTESARTFRQMLTPLQSEVNLVIRIFMIIACFFWALVAIGFIAKAISFNETVQRSAVIAGLVPSGLYLTVTLSYALAAVRMVGKRVLIQQANAVESLSNIDVLCVDKTGTLTANRIQLTELWPIAPGQDLANLTQQVGTYAASTRSGNATSEAIALGCPAPGQEPLYEIPFSSARKWSAIAFGPDPIAPPAAGPVVGYYVLGAPEMVSVGLAEPLPPEWRDRAQTLARQGFRVLLFAVSPTIPPKPAKRDSAPLPQDLQPLGLLVFSDELRPSVTETLQGFAEAGIRLKIISGDNPDTVRAIAARVGLGENLSAVSGADLAAMTEAEFAQAAIEHQIFGRIVPEQKARLVTALRRAGNYVAMIGDGVNDVLSLKQANLGIAMESGSKATRSAADIVLLGDSFETLPYTFLEGQRIGNGIRDVLKLFMVRVFCVTLLILCTGQVLGTFPLLNKHSAVVTIVAVGLPTFGFPLWARPGKPRQKSVLKSMLNFTLPATLTLTPIAVAVYLGYLVTTIWNATQTGEELVVLNDALLAVPRSALVTLLVSCGLLLVPFLKPPAGPWVAAEPLCGDRRYSLLALGLLGVYAGLVALPGTREFFELALLQPVDYLLIGAIALSWCLLLRYIWRSGLFDRFLGFKLSDWNH; this comes from the coding sequence GTGAATCAGCCGAATCTTCCGCCCCATCTCCAAGGTCTGACCCGCAGCGAAGTGCTGGAGCGCCGGGCCGCCGGCCAGGGTAATGATGCCCCCCTGAAAACCAGTCGCTCCTATGCGCAAATTCTCCGGGAAAACATTTTTACCTTTATTAATTTTGTTTTCGTTGCCATTAGTGTTGTTTTCTTATTTTTAGGCAGTTTTAGCGATGCCATCCTGGTGGCGGCGGTCATTTTGAGCAGCGTGGTGATTAACGCCATTCAAGAAGTGGCGGCCAAGCGCAAACTCGATGAAATTGCCCTTCTAACCCGGCCCAAGGCCACCGTGGTGCGCGAAGGTCGTGAACAGGATATTGACCCGAGCGAAATCGTGGCGGGTGATGTTTTAGTGCTGCGATCGGGCGATCAAATTCTGGTGGATGGGGAGTTGATGGCCGGAGAAATTGCCGCCGATGAATCGCTCTTAACAGGAGAGTCAGACCCCATTGAAAAGGAAACCGGCAGCCCTGTTTTTTCGGGAACCATTTGTTTAAGCGGTAGTGGCTATTATTTAGCCCAAAAAGTGGGCCGCAACAGCTTGGCCCACCAACTCACCGAAAGTGCCCGCACCTTTCGCCAAATGCTCACGCCCTTGCAATCGGAAGTGAATTTGGTGATTCGGATTTTTATGATCATTGCCTGCTTTTTTTGGGCCCTGGTGGCGATCGGGTTCATTGCCAAAGCCATTTCCTTCAATGAAACGGTGCAGCGATCGGCCGTGATTGCCGGTCTGGTTCCCAGCGGTTTGTATTTAACCGTCACCCTGTCCTATGCCCTGGCGGCGGTGCGAATGGTGGGCAAGCGGGTGCTGATTCAACAGGCCAACGCTGTGGAATCCCTAAGCAATATAGATGTGCTCTGTGTGGACAAGACCGGAACCTTGACGGCGAACCGAATTCAGCTCACGGAACTGTGGCCGATCGCCCCCGGCCAGGACTTGGCCAACCTGACCCAACAGGTGGGAACCTATGCCGCCAGCACCCGTTCCGGCAACGCCACCAGCGAGGCGATCGCCCTCGGTTGCCCCGCTCCCGGCCAAGAACCGCTCTATGAAATTCCCTTTTCATCAGCCCGCAAGTGGAGCGCGATCGCCTTTGGGCCTGACCCGATCGCCCCACCAGCCGCCGGGCCCGTGGTGGGGTATTACGTCCTGGGTGCGCCGGAAATGGTGAGCGTGGGCCTGGCGGAACCGCTGCCCCCGGAATGGCGCGATCGGGCCCAGACCCTGGCTCGCCAAGGATTTCGGGTGTTGCTGTTTGCCGTCAGTCCCACCATTCCGCCCAAACCCGCCAAACGCGACAGCGCCCCCCTGCCCCAGGATTTGCAACCCCTGGGCCTGTTGGTGTTTAGCGACGAGCTGCGCCCCAGCGTGACGGAAACGCTCCAAGGATTTGCCGAGGCGGGCATTCGGCTGAAGATTATCTCTGGCGACAACCCCGACACCGTGCGGGCGATCGCGGCTCGGGTGGGTTTGGGCGAAAATCTGTCGGCTGTGTCCGGAGCCGACCTGGCCGCCATGACTGAGGCGGAATTTGCCCAAGCCGCGATCGAGCATCAAATCTTTGGGCGGATCGTCCCGGAACAAAAAGCCCGCTTAGTCACGGCCCTGCGACGTGCGGGCAATTATGTGGCCATGATTGGCGATGGCGTAAACGATGTGTTGTCTCTGAAGCAAGCCAACCTGGGCATTGCCATGGAAAGTGGCAGCAAAGCCACCCGCAGCGCCGCCGATATTGTGTTGCTGGGCGACTCCTTCGAGACCCTGCCCTATACCTTTTTGGAAGGGCAACGGATCGGCAACGGCATCCGCGATGTACTGAAACTGTTTATGGTGCGGGTGTTTTGCGTCACCCTGTTGATTTTGTGTACGGGGCAAGTGCTGGGAACCTTTCCGCTGCTGAATAAACACAGCGCTGTGGTGACGATCGTGGCGGTGGGGCTGCCCACCTTTGGATTTCCCCTGTGGGCCCGGCCCGGGAAACCGCGCCAAAAGAGCGTCCTCAAGTCCATGCTGAATTTCACCTTGCCCGCGACCTTGACCCTCACCCCGATCGCGGTGGCGGTTTACTTGGGCTATTTGGTCACCACCATTTGGAACGCCACCCAAACGGGCGAAGAGTTGGTGGTTTTGAACGATGCGCTCTTGGCCGTGCCCCGCAGCGCCCTGGTGACGCTGTTGGTAAGCTGTGGCCTGTTGCTTGTGCCGTTTTTGAAGCCGCCAGCGGGGCCTTGGGTGGCAGCGGAACCCCTCTGTGGCGATCGCCGCTATTCCCTGTTGGCCTTGGGATTGTTGGGGGTCTATGCCGGTTTGGTGGCCCTGCCGGGAACGCGCGAGTTTTTTGAGTTGGCGCTGTTGCAACCGGTGGACTATTTGCTGATTGGGGCGATCGCCCTGAGTTGGTGTTTGCTGTTGCGATATATCTGGCGATCGGGATTGTTCGATCGATTCTTGGGCTTCAAACTCAGCGATTGGAATCATTAA